The Syngnathus scovelli strain Florida chromosome 18, RoL_Ssco_1.2, whole genome shotgun sequence genomic interval AGGTCTGCTCATGTCAACGTCTGACCGTGACATCATCGTCAACgctcatctgtgtgtgtgcgcctcaGCCTGAGCCTGGAGAGGGACCTGGGCTCGTTGATCCTGGCCACGGACATCAGCAGACAGAATGACTACCTGTCTCGGTTCCGTCTGCACTTGGACCAGAACAACCTGTGCTTGAGCAACGCCAGCCACAGACACTTTGTGCTTCAGGTGCTCCTCGGTTCCTCTGAATGTTCCGCTAATCGTGAAGCTCTTTTAAATGAATGACTTTCCTTTGGCAGATGGCTCTGAAGTGCGCTGACATCTGCAACCCGTGCCGGCCGTGGGAGCTGAGCAAACAGTGGAGCAAGAAAGTCACCGAGGAGTTCTTCCAACAAGGTCCACGGCACACTTTGAAAGATGACATCCATTTTTGTTGCATCTTTGCCGTTTCCTTGAACTGTAAATTTCCCTCACGCAGGCGACGTTGAGAAGAAACACAAACTGGAAGTCAGTCCGCTTTGTGACCGGGCCAATAACACAATGGGCAACATTCAAATCGGTGAGCAACACGCGTCTACCGGCCGATGACATCCGGCATTATAAGCATTTGCGTCCTCGCCAGGCTTCATGACGTACGTGGCCGAGCCGCTGTTCACCGAGTGGTCCCGCTTCTCTGACACGCGTCTGTCCCAAACCATGCTGGGCCACATGGGcctcaacaaggccagctggGGCAGCCGAGAACAAAGCCCGAGCCCGGACCCACCACCGACACCACCACTAGCGCATGCCTCTCCAAAGACAAACCTCAGGGAAGGGGAGTATCCTGACGCctcttgacacacacacacacgcacgcacacactgggGGGAGCGCCTTGATCCCATAAAGTTTGATCTTTCTTCTCGCTAAACCactgatttaatttaatttatttaatttgatttgttATTGGACGTAGAGCAATACGTAGATACCTCATTTGGCGCCTGCTGTAatttcccttctttttttttttaaattttttcttttttttaatttatttgtcgCTCCAGAAGACAAGACGTAGTGCCATTTGATGCCGAGTATTCACACGCACCCTTGCGTGGGGTCACGTTGCTATTGATTCTTCCTCCAAAAGTGACAGGCCCAGTCGTTTGCTGCCTCTCGACCAACCCAGACTGTTGTCTTCTCCACTTCACACGCAAACTCTCACTATTGGAAGCACAACTCCtgcacatgttttttttgtcttcatagCACAAAGCAGTTGAAGCCAtactcaaacacacacttggTCACACGACTATCACACACTCACGCAAAGCAGTTGAAGCCATACACGCATACACACTTACACATACACTTTTGTTTGGTAGCACAAagccacacacttacacacacacactcatattttttgggggaagcACAAAACAGCAAAAGCcatacaatacacacacattGAACTCTTCCGCTCTGAGCCTCTCAGGGTTTCGTCATTAAAGAAAACGGAGGATGAGGATCCTCTGTCTTAAagggccacacacacactcggacACACTCGcaaacactcgcacacacactctttcGCTCACACACCCGCTGTACAGATGCCTTACGACTATGCACAAGCGACAAGCTAAGTGACCAAACTCATCTTGATGATAATGAAGATAATGACCACATTCCACGGTGCAAAACCCTCCCGTGAAAATCGATCGCAGATGTTTGTTCCCGCCCCCTCGCTGTTGACAAGTGCTGTaagactgtttttgtttttccaaactGTTTACAATTCTGTCGCGACAGCCGTTTTGTTTTCTCGGGAAAAGGGGAGGGAAGGGCAAGACTGGAGTTTTTTGTAAAGGCTTTTCGTGCTCTTTTTCCACTTTTTGATACATGGCCGTTGCAAGTTGTTTttggaagaataaaaagaaaacttcTTGTTGACTAAAAAGTGGACATTTTGGTATTACATTTTTTGTCTTTCACCATTTCCTCTTTTTAAATCACACACACGGACTGGTCCAAGACTTAAAAAGCTTTATTCAATAACTTTACAATCGGACAGCATCTTAATGGAACATAATCCCACTGCAAAAGATTTTGAACAAATCACGTCGTTCCACCTTCCCTCTTAAAACAATTAACAATAACACAAATCATAAATAATGTCATTCATGACATGTCGGCTGCATTGTATCACAATTTAAAATATAACACTGGTGCATAATAGAATCGAGGTGACGTTTATTACCATCAAATGAggtattgatttaaaaaataataaaataaaatcatgtgaTATTAAAGTTTGGCTTTGAAGTTTGCAAAGTTAGTGTTCACCTTAAAGCAACAATTTTAGAACAAACTACCATAAGACGCATCAAACATAATTTAACATCTGCCCAGTTAGACTCTCACACCACTgagatttataaaaaaaataaacacgttATATAACTTGTGTACCAAACTGAACGCAGGGTCAGAATTCAGAGGTACATCCCTTTTGTGCTTCCACAAATAGGAATAAAGTAACAACATTGGCCACTTGGAACATTCAAAGCCTCCTCTTGGTCAGGAAGTTGCATTAGACAAATTTAAGCTTCCCGGTTGATCTCAACATGTGCTGACcaaactgtcaaaaaaaaaaaaaagacatgtaaaAATGTGCCCTTTATTATTTGCTAATATTTTGGACTTGGTTGCAATCTAATAATTGTTTTGCCTTGTTTACCAGAGAGCTCTCCGTAGGATGTTTGACTTGATCCACTTTGTGGTTGCGTGGTGATTGCGGGTACGTGTGCGCAAACTTCCTCTTGAGAGCCTGTGCGATGAGCGCCGCGGCGTCCACCGGCTCCTTCAGCTTGTCGCTCTTCTCCACCGGCCGACTgcttacaaaaaacaaaagccaaGGTATGATGCTGATAAAACATTATTTTATCCTCATCATATCTTGACTGTTGTTACAAATATCCGTGTACTTACCTTTTGACGGATCTCAGCTTGACTTTGTTCATGTCCTTGAGGACATCCAGCATGCTCGGGAGTTCGGCGTGCGGCTTGAGCTCCGTCTGGCCTTGCGTCTTTTTGCCGCGCCTCTCCTTGATCAGGTCAATGGCGGAAAAGGTGCGCTGTAGTCCCGGAGGAGGaagtggaggaggaggcggtggcGGAGGAGGTGGTGGGGGAGGCCCACTGCCACAAGGGGTGGGCGGGCAAGGACTTGTCCAGGTGGATGCATCTGAGGTCAGTGGAAGAAAAATGCCGAATTTGATACTCTACTGCTACCTATCGGGAATTTTGCGCATTACACCAACAGGAGGAATTTCCCTACCTGTATGGGCGCTTTTCTCCTGGGCCAGTACGATCTGGGCTATTTGTGCTCGCAACTTTGCCAGTTCCGTTTCCAGCGCGCTGATCTTTTGGATGGCCTCGTCGTTAGCCGCGGCCGGACCCTGGGGGTCCGAAGGACCCTGGTGGAGGCTGGGCAGTGAGCGCCGCCGAACCAGGCGGGTTCTCCGGGGCCGAGGTGGGCGGGTCCGGAATGCCAGACCCCGGGGAGCCCTTGAACTGCTGAGAAATAGTGGCAATTTTTGGATCAATATTGCAATGTTCAGATTCTGTAAATGTCAGGGACAATAAAGGTAAGACGTGGCCGCAATGTGTTTCATTTCTCACCAAGGTCTGACATTATCTTCCTGCTGCTCCCTgtcgtcatcttcatcatcttcatcctccTGGTTGATCCAGGAGATGTCGGCGAGTGAGGCCACGACATGCTCCTTCCTCATACTGAGGACGCCTGCATCCTCGTCGAATGGATACAGCTGGGACAATGAAAGGCCATGTTTAGGTATCCACGCCATTGCATTAGCATGGTAATTGTTAGCTCGTTAGCGGTCCACCTCATTGGAAATAAAGAGAAAAGGATTCAGAGAATCGTTGCGAACAAACTGACCTAAAGCAGACTTACTGTATTCCGCATAACAGGTTGGGCCGCTGGACAGAAGAAAAGTGGGAAAAGAGGAAAAAGGCATGTTGAAAGAGAAGGAGAAAAAAGTGACAGCCAATATTTTCAAGAGCTGCAGTGTCACTCCTCAGTGACTGTTTATAGTTGGACATAAGTCAACCAAGTTGGATGTGATGTCAACAAGTTGACGTACAGGCGGAAGTCACATGACATTTCTGGTGGCCATCTCTCACCTGAAAGTGAACCCTCGGGCACGGTTTGAGCGGGAGGTTGCTCGCTATCCTCCTCACGATACTCCTCGAGGACCCGTAGGGTTTGGCTGATCCAAAAGTCTATTTGTcccacaaaaacattttgttacAATTCTGCACACAAATGAGCCTGAAATTAATCCGTTCACCTACCAGATCCATTTCGATGTGTTCATAGTGTTTATTCATTGCTTCTGAGGCACTGAGAACGGGATGTTTGACGCACACTCGAATGGTGATGACGTCATGACCATACAGGACTCTAATGGACAAACACATTTTATCTTATAGTATAGCAGAAACAATTTTGTGGTCACAATCTTATTAACTACTATATTGTTAGATTTTTAAAACTGTAGTTTGTTTGCTAAGTGACGTTTGTAAAATGACAGAATCTTGCTGTTTTAATCATATTTTTCGAACCTTATTCAAAGACGCACTTGCATCATGTCAAACACGCATGACATCAATGACATTTGCAAAAACAATCTTCCTCAAAAACTTGAACTTTATAACGATAAAGCTATCGCGGTGTAAACTCTTATTCGATCTTAACCGGAATGTGAAAtgttaataaaaaatattaaaaacaataataaaacgttTGTAGACAACACCTACACTGGCTGTTATAAGATTTGACAAGTCGACAGAAAGAAAACTAAAAATCACAAATCTCATTGTCTTATTTAGATGGCATAAATGACACAATTCGAGTTAAAACTATCATTTGCTCGCTTTTATTCGTAGATCCTTACGACTTGATGCTAAATTTAGCCATCGTGGCTAACCGGATTGAACCAATTTTTGGGAGCTACGAAAGCAACGTCAACGGTTGAAATCAAGGAAAAGGAACGCTTCAACGCAATTGATTAAGTCTCGTAAAACATATAAACATTTACAAAGTGTAAAATATCTATTAGGATACCTTATAAAATATGTCTGGGAGCTTTTCTGACAACTTTTACAGCAGTTTCCACCTTGCTTCGCCGTCGGACATGTCCCGCAAGAGAAGTGACAACGGAGGTAGTCATTAAAATCGCTGAACCAATTGGATTATGGGGATTAAAATCCCCTTCTTTCGCAATACACCACCGCTATTTGACAATCGTGTTGATTGTCATCTATTATAGCCAATATAATATAGGCATTTTAACAAGGCTCTCGTACGATAGGCTTTCAATTTAGTCGCTCAAAAAAGAGTGTCCAATCATGTAGTGGAATTTTAAAGTGCGCTCGATTATTAGTTTTGTGTGTCCCGATTTAAATGTGGCGTGTTTTAACACCTGGGAACCACTAGAGCCGCTAAAGTGAAATATTTTCGACGAGCGTACCCACTGACGTGCCCCAAAACCCAAAACAGTGTGCACTGCTGCTAGCTAAACGGGCTTGATAGAAGAAAAGGCTGAGGGCCCAGCGGTTATTCACTTACATTAGCAAAGGTTGTTTTTAAAACTGCGACATTTTGTCTCTCTGCGCGACATATCTGTGTCTTGTGTCACCCACGTTTGGCCGCGGCTGTCTCATGTTTTCGTCGAATAGTGACTGAAAGGTAAGGTTGAATTGAGTTAGCTTTAGCATAGCCTGGCGACCCGTCTCGGTCTTTTACTAGGGCGAAATTTGAGGTGAGGCTCGGGGTCGAACAAAACGTCATCAAATATTTACGTTCAAATACACTCAAATGCTTTGTTTCCTTCAGTTTGGGTATTTATACGAATGTAATGAACTttgtaaaaatacatttaataaaGCATTAAGCTCGTCAGGTTTGACGAGTCCACGTAAATTTTAAAGTTAGCAattcctttgttttgtttttatgtgcCTCAAAACCTCCTTATTAGCTGTGTCCACGGACGACTATTGTGTTATACAAGTGCTCTAATGATAAATAGGTCAACCAATTGCTGCTTTAAGCTTCTTAAATTCCCATTTTGGGCTAGTTCCTAATCTCTTACACCATTTTGTTACTTAACATTCACAATTCAAAGCTTTGATACAAATAATACCAAGCACCGTTTCCCCTTTCTTATTATATGATCCTCTGAGAGGTATTCTAAATATACATGAGGAAATCCTGTACTACTCGCGAACCAGGGTTGCAGCTATACAGTAATTGTTTTGCACATTAATTAGTCTTTGATTTTTATATATTCATATTAACATTGCTATATATAAAGAATGGGACATAATTTCATGCAATGCTTTTAGTGAGCATCAAATTCGCTCACTGTATTGAATATGACATTATTGTGTTTTCTGTTGCAGTCAGGTGGAGTTCGGTTGGATGTGCGTGGCCGCCGGACGGGAGGCGCCATGAGTGCGGAGTTGGATGCGCTGGCGGTGGTGAACCAGCTGCGGGACCTCGCCGCAGACCCCCTCAACCGCAGGGCCATCGTAGAGGATGAGGGATGTTTACCGGGGCTCATCCTTTTCCTAGACCACCCGAACCCGCAGGTGGTCTACTCTGCATTGTTGGTAAGTTTGTTGCCATATGATAAACAAGATACATTTGGTAGTTCGAATTTACTGTCaaacttaaaaataaataaataaataactgttGCTTGACGGAAACCTGTGAAGCGTAACTAAACACTGAGCCACGACATGCACATTTCAgccacaaaatggctgccccctaGCTCatcctcgtgtgtgtgtgtgtgtgtgtgtgtgtgtgtgtgtgtgtgtgtgtgtgtgtgtgtgtgtgtgtgtgtgtgtgtgtgtgtgtgtgtgtgtgtgtgtgtgtgtgtgtgtgtgtgtgtgtgtgtgtgtgcgtgcgcgtgcgtgcgtgcgtgcgtgtgttgatGTTTGTAGGCTGTGCGCTACCTGGCAGAATGTCGAGCAAACCGGGAGAAGATGAAGGGCGAGCTGGGCATGATGCTGAGTTTGCAGAATGTCATGCAGAAGCAagtggcgcacacacacaatccaTTTGAGTTGGGCTGCAATGGTTCTTTAAAGCAGCATGGACATGCCGCACAAATATAATATTGCAataagtccttttttttttttattgtacagaaatagaaaaaaactaaacaaaatttGTGAATATATTAACATCACAGTATAGACAGACAAACTTTGTGAAAAGGAAGGAACCATTTAAAGGAAGATTTCTGTGATCTAACACGTTTTCTCTGTTCATCCGTACGGACGAAGGAGCACGTCGCCCGGTGAAACCAAACTGCTGGCCTCGGAGATCTACGAGATCTTCCAGTCGGCCGGTAAAGAGGAAGCAGAGCAGGCGGAGGCGGCGGCCGCCTCATGCCGACGGAAGGCTCAGTTCTTCCTGGGCTCCAACAATAAGAGGGCCAAGACGGTCGTGCTGCACATTGACGGCCTGGACGACTCGGTAGGTGGCCGTCCGTGATGTGTGAGCTCCCTCCAGTGGTGCAAGAAAGAATAACCACATTGAAATTTCTGGCTTTGCTTTTATGTTatgtttaatgaaaaaaaaaccaagactaTAAATCTTTACTCAATTATTCCTTTTTGCTTCCTGCCTGGCGAGCAGACTCGCAGGAGCTTATGCGAGGAGGCCTTGCTGAAGATCCGAGGGGTCATCAGCTTTACTTTCCAGATGGCCGTCAAGAGATGCGTTGTCAGGATCCGCTCTGACCTTAAAGCTGACGTAAGCAAGTGGTTGTTGTCTCGGAACtgaaacttcatgcacaccatcTTTTGGGAGCTAACccacttattaaaaaaaataatgtgatgTGTGACAGGCGTTGGGTACAGCCATCAACTCCACGAAAGTGATGAAAGCCCAACAGGTGTTGAGGACGGACGACGGAGGGGAGGTGAGAACGACCCATTTCCTTTTGAACATGTCAAAAAATTGTGAAAATAATCatcataattattataataactgCTGCTAGTAGTGTTTGGTAACCGCTGTATGTCAGTACCTGCTATGACCAACAGCCGGCAGGCTTGGCTCAGTCATGACTTCAAGCAAGGAGCTCATGTTGAACAACTACTGGCATTTTTTTAGTGGTGGCTAGGATGCTCCCTTTTTAAAAGGACAAAAAGGAAAATTTCACTTGGTGTGTTAGAATGCCCATGGGCATCAAATGGGCAGAATCTTACAAGCCAAAAGTAAGTCGCTCTTACTGACGGATCATTTTTATCCTGTTTTTTTATAGTGCCACTTATTTGTACAGTTTAATCCAAATTATCTAGATTTGGGCTTTTGGAATATACATGAACCATTAAAAGTCCTACCTAATGTCTTAGAatgctgtctgtgtgtgtgtgtgtgtgtgtgtgtgtgtgtgtgtgtgtgtgtgtgtgtgtgtgtgtgtgtgtgtgtgtgtgtgtgtgtgtgtgtgtgtgtgtgtgtgtgtgtgtgtgtgtgtgtgtgtgtgtgtgtgtgtgtgtgtgtgtgtgtgtgtgtgtgtgtgtgtgtgtgtgtgcgtgtgtgtgtgcgtgcgtgtgcgtgtgtgcgtgtgcgtgtgtgcgcgcatgtgtgcgcatgtgtcgcAGCTGATCATGCCGTTCCAGGAGGAAGGCGAGGGCGCGTCGGTGGTGGAGGAGAACACGGACATTCCGGACTACCTGCCCGAGGAGGAGAGTCCGTCGCAGGATCCGGACAAGGCGGTGACGCGGATGGGATCTGTCGCGGACGGAATGGGCTGGCTCAACACCGCCGCCAACTTCCTGACTCGCTCCTTCTATTGGTGACCCCGCCACTCTCCCCAACATTCTACCACAATACCGAGTCGGCATgatttacacacacgcacaggcaCGCACTCAGAGCGACGTTGTGTGCGTATATTAAGCGTACGCTAGCTAGCTGCTGTATATCCCAAACTATAGGACTTGAAATCAGCTGACACCAAGGATGCTCATACCATGAAATTGGgagatgaattttttttttttctgcatgacCCACCTCGTACCTACCAACGAGAATATTTATCATACTAATATTTtcacacttttttatttttcactttaaCATGCATTAGTGCCAATCTTGCCCCCACAATTCTTTTGcgtgccttttatttttttgattttttgggggaacatttttctgtatttattcatttttggagCATCCTTAGAGAGCGCAGAATATGTGGCTTTGTCTTTTGGTGGCCATTTCAATCCCCCTAGAGCtgtaatgataatgataataacaCTTAAAAATACATCAAATGAACGTTTATTATTTTCTCTGTTTTGAGAATTTGGGCTTATTTCCtttaggaaaaaaataatacaacctACAgttaataaaaatgtaaatatttatattattatattattattcgtCCCTAATTTACAAAAAAGAATGAATTACgattgaaagtaatttaaagtTGTAATATATTTTTGGCATTCATTTCATCTCACGCTTCAATTctgaatttataaaaaataaaattttatttagGTTTTGGTAGTATTTTATTAACATGACATGACAGGCTTTTATAAGAGTCACCCTGATTATAAAACAGCCCAGAAAAGTCCGTAATAAACATTTGTTTGATTGCTTTTATTATTTCTCACCTCCAATGGCCCCTGATCGGAAAAGTGAGAGTACCCCGATACTACACATTTATAAAAGTATCACGTCTAGATTTTGTAAATGGTGCTTCACTCAAGCCCAAGTAACCCTGAAACattctgtctgttttttttttttgcgcggcTCACGCCACAAAATTGAAATCTCTGTTGCCGAAAGTGCTTACCTCCCATCCCAGGTTTGCCCGTTATCTTGCCAGCATTACGTCTCTCATAATTAACGTCCTGTACATAACAATGCGACACAGCGTAGCGCTGACTAGGCCACTTGTCTCATCTCTTGTTAGTCAAGGTCGTAACACAGCGGCGTGACCTAAATCTAGCGGTGGTGGCTACATCCTGGTAAGCCATCTTTTTCAAGACATTGCGTTACAATGATCAGTATTTTTTGTTTAACTGTTTGTCGTCCTCGCGTGTTGCTCCGTGTCCTCACTTTTGAGCCCAATGACAGAAATGTACAGACGTCCACCTGTGTAATATACTGTAATGCTCATTCCTGTCAAATGACCATAAACTTCAAATTcaactttgttgtttttgtgcagTTTTCATCTTCAATGTTAAATCACTTTTTCTTGAAATGAGAGGTGCCTTAGGGTAGTAAGGGAGGCAATCCAGCTGCCCCAGCTTTTGCATGGTGCTGGTGGCCAGGCAGCAGGCAGCAGCCAAGGCCCAGCTGCAGGCCTCGGAGCAACACTGTTGGACTATGATGTTACTTCCTGCTgagccacttcattaggtacacatcCTAATATGTGACACTTGTTGACAAAAGTATCAATAAATTATAAGAATATATAATGGTGTAGAATTGGCTGACAAAAAACATTGAGAATACAATTACGATTAACCACACGGTTTCAAGTTatcatatacaaaaaaaaaacatccaataaTAAATTGGTAGCTTTTAAAAGCAAATGGAGCTGCACTTGCTGATCCCGCATTTCAATCTACAATAAATTATCGCACTCACCGCCTTGCAATCATAATCGTCAGTATCCGTACAGCCATCAGCTTGCTTTTACTGGTGAATACTGTAGACGAGGCGctttattgtgcattaaatGACGTTCTGGAGGGATTCGTATGCTTCCATATAATGACATTAAATATGATATTAGTCCTTTTTGAGAAGCTTGTCCACATCGGACCCTTCGCCTTGGCTAAAAGCCAATCAACTGTCTCCTATCGCGACGGCGCCCGTGTCTATTTGCATTTGTATGTGGGCATGCGTTGAGGGTCCCGCTGCAGTGGGACGGCAGGCCAAGTCAACGCTATCAGCCGTAAATCCCAGCGGTGGCGGCCGGGGTGGCAGGAAATGATGTGACTCTGGCAATTTATGTCAAATAACTTTAGAGGATGCGGCGAGCATGGCAGGAGTGAtaactcttcttcttcttccttcccCGGGAGCTTTAATTGAGACATTTCTCTTGATCTGTGTTGTTGAGATGTAATGTCGCTCGTTATCGCACCCGAGCGAAGGTCACGCTGACTGTTTGAGCATCGCGCAACGTTGACGCAAGACTCCTGACCCTGACGGAGAAATACAGCAGTGTCTCAAATCATCTTGActcattgaaatgaatagaaatgcaaTTAATCTGTTCTAGCCTCAGCCCTTCAAAAATTGTAATGATTTTTACATTTATGTTTTTAGTCAAATTCTACAGCAATTGAATGGCCATTGTGCTTGTCTTCTACGTTGAGCATCTAGAAGCACGTCTGTCTCAGCTCCTCGCAGATGATAAAGAATGTGTCAATGTGAGTACCCGTTACAATGACTGAATGTGTTGgtacatttgtgttcaaatatcaatTGCTTAAAAGCTTTTATATTAGTTTCTCACAAtgttttagcattagcatttcaCTAGCCAGCCAAAATTAGAAAGCTTTGGAATTTGATCAAAATGACAAACTAAAAtgtctgctgttttggttagcaacaaggTTCCAAATGTGATTGGCGATCAAACCTTTTCATGCCCATGTGTTGCAGCAGAAGCATGCATCTGTTGATCAgattgacacacacaaaaagttcGTAATTGTGGTCATAGCTCATTattgcccccccccttccccccttgGATGATTGGATTCAGCCAGGGAGGGAAGGAAAGTTGTGTTGGGTTGGGGGGGAGGGACGCTTCAGCCCCTGTGACACGACCACGTCCGCCCAGCGACATCCTCTCTCAACACACTCGATTGGTAGGATGAATTATGGCTGTCGAGAATTAAAAGGTCCCCGGTGTCAAAATAATTCACGATATTATGCATATCTGGCCGGATATGTGGATTAGGAAGATAATAAAAGCTGCGGCAGAGTATCGCctgcgaggaggaggaggaggatgggtgGGTTCAAGGTCCAAAAAGTGCATGCATGTATTGGCCTGTCACTCAGCTTATGTGTGTGCTGGATCAAGCCACACGCAAGCGGAGATTTGAATGTAATTGTCCCAAAACGGCTCATCAGTGGATCTGCCCACCGCCATTAGGGCTCGGCAATATGGTGTGACATCCGCATTCGCCTCTGTGACAGGTTATTAGCGCACCGTAATTAAGCCGACTTTCCTGGCGTACGAGAAAGAGAAttgtctgggggaaaaaaaaaacaaaattttaaatAATACATACATGAACCACGTGGATTTTTTTCCTGCCAGGAAGTTTGAGTTTATAACACATTACATGGTGAGTTCATACTTATATGAATGCTTCGTCTGTATCGGTAATACAATATTCCGCATTGTCCAAATGTTGTTGTGAAAATCCGAGTgaaagcgggaaaaaaaaaaggaataaaggTGTGACTTAAAAAATTGTGCTGGCTGTTACACAACTTAAGACAAGTGGACGTTGTTGTGAGCAACGAAGCCCATCTGCTATGCCCCCACTTTCGTCCACATGGTGTGCGAATATGATAATACCTGAAAAGTGTCCTGCAAAAAGTCCTCACTGCTTACATAAGCCTGTACGAACTGGCTTCAAAGTCATTTTCTCCTATTTAAGATGGCTCCACAAACATGTCAAAACATATTTTAATTGACAGGAACCAAAGCCCACTTTCACACAGCAAAGCGTTCACGTTAAGTAGTGGAGCCGTGGGGTCCGTGTCGCGTTGGCTTTGTGGCATGCTCGCTGAACAGAAGGTCCGCACTCCGCCCCCCCCCTCTTCGTAACGGCGGCAGATGGCCGCAGATGAATCCCTCATAATCATGTCAGGACGGCTCGTCCGATCCCGAttcatctctttaaacacatttCATGCTTGCACAAAGATGGAGGCGGCCGGCGCGCCACAAAAGTACACAAAGATTGTCCTTGCAAACAAGTGTTCCTGCTCCTTAACACCATTTAATCATCGGCACTCCTGTTATTGCGCCGCACGTACACAAGCGAGTCAGTCTTCTTTCTTTCGCACTTTCTGTTCATGTCGTTTTCATCAGACGTCTTCTGATCAGTGTCCCCCGGTCTTCCAGTCCAGCCGGCTGGCCTTCTAAAATATAAATCTTTCTAATAAGCTTTCATTGAGTCCTGCAAGGGCGCTGACAATTTGCCATAAAGTCaattgtaattattattattttttttcccatttcgttatccctccctccctccctccctacctccctccctccctgtcagccatgata includes:
- the mtfr1 gene encoding mitochondrial fission regulator 1 isoform X5, which encodes MRNTLYPFDEDAGVLSMRKEHVVASLADISWINQEDEDDEDDDREQQEDNVRPCSSRAPRGLAFRTRPPRPRRTRLVRRRSLPSLHQGPSDPQGPAAANDEAIQKISALETELAKLRAQIAQIVLAQEKSAHTDASTWTSPCPPTPCGSGPPPPPPPPPPPPPLPPPGLQRTFSAIDLIKERRGKKTQGQTELKPHAELPSMLDVLKDMNKVKLRSVKSSRPVEKSDKLKEPVDAAALIAQALKRKFAHTYPQSPRNHKVDQVKHPTESSLFGQHMLRSTGKLKFV
- the mtfr1 gene encoding mitochondrial fission regulator 1 isoform X3 — encoded protein: MNKHYEHIEMDLTFGSAKPYGSSRSIVRRIASNLPLKPCPRVHFQLYPFDEDAGVLSMRKEHVVASLADISWINQEDEDDEDDDREQQEDNVRPCSRAPRGLAFRTRPPRPRRTRLVRRRSLPSLHQGPSDPQGPAAANDEAIQKISALETELAKLRAQIAQIVLAQEKSAHTDASTWTSPCPPTPCGSGPPPPPPPPPPPPPLPPPGLQRTFSAIDLIKERRGKKTQGQTELKPHAELPSMLDVLKDMNKVKLRSVKSSRPVEKSDKLKEPVDAAALIAQALKRKFAHTYPQSPRNHKVDQVKHPTESSLFGQHMLRSTGKLKFV
- the mtfr1 gene encoding mitochondrial fission regulator 1 isoform X1 produces the protein MNKHYEHIEMDLTFGSAKPYGSSRSIVRRIASNLPLKPCPRVHFQLYPFDEDAGVLSMRKEHVVASLADISWINQEDEDDEDDDREQQEDNVRPCSSRAPRGLAFRTRPPRPRRTRLVRRRSLPSLHQGPSDPQGPAAANDEAIQKISALETELAKLRAQIAQIVLAQEKSAHTDASTWTSPCPPTPCGSGPPPPPPPPPPPPPLPPPGLQRTFSAIDLIKERRGKKTQGQTELKPHAELPSMLDVLKDMNKVKLRSVKSSRPVEKSDKLKEPVDAAALIAQALKRKFAHTYPQSPRNHKVDQVKHPTESSLFGQHMLRSTGKLKFV
- the mtfr1 gene encoding mitochondrial fission regulator 1 isoform X4; translation: MNKHYEHIEMDLTFGSAKPYGSSRSIVRRIASNLPLKPCPRVHFQLYPFDEDAGVLSMRKEHVVASLADISWINQEDEDDEDDDREQQEDNVRPCSRAPRGLAFRTRPPRPRRTRLVRRRSLPSLHQGPSDPQGPAAANDEAIQKISALETELAKLRAQIAQIVLAQEKSAHTDASTWTSPCPPTPCGSGPPPPPPPPPPPPPLPPPGLQRTFSAIDLIKERRGKKTQGQTELKPHAELPSMLDVLKDMNKVKLRSVKSRPVEKSDKLKEPVDAAALIAQALKRKFAHTYPQSPRNHKVDQVKHPTESSLFGQHMLRSTGKLKFV
- the mtfr1 gene encoding mitochondrial fission regulator 1 isoform X2, with protein sequence MNKHYEHIEMDLTFGSAKPYGSSRSIVRRIASNLPLKPCPRVHFQLYPFDEDAGVLSMRKEHVVASLADISWINQEDEDDEDDDREQQEDNVRPCSSRAPRGLAFRTRPPRPRRTRLVRRRSLPSLHQGPSDPQGPAAANDEAIQKISALETELAKLRAQIAQIVLAQEKSAHTDASTWTSPCPPTPCGSGPPPPPPPPPPPPPLPPPGLQRTFSAIDLIKERRGKKTQGQTELKPHAELPSMLDVLKDMNKVKLRSVKSRPVEKSDKLKEPVDAAALIAQALKRKFAHTYPQSPRNHKVDQVKHPTESSLFGQHMLRSTGKLKFV
- the armc1 gene encoding armadillo repeat-containing protein 1, yielding MSAELDALAVVNQLRDLAADPLNRRAIVEDEGCLPGLILFLDHPNPQVVYSALLAVRYLAECRANREKMKGELGMMLSLQNVMQKSTSPGETKLLASEIYEIFQSAGKEEAEQAEAAAASCRRKAQFFLGSNNKRAKTVVLHIDGLDDSTRRSLCEEALLKIRGVISFTFQMAVKRCVVRIRSDLKADALGTAINSTKVMKAQQVLRTDDGGELIMPFQEEGEGASVVEENTDIPDYLPEEESPSQDPDKAVTRMGSVADGMGWLNTAANFLTRSFYW